One part of the Vitis riparia cultivar Riparia Gloire de Montpellier isolate 1030 chromosome 8, EGFV_Vit.rip_1.0, whole genome shotgun sequence genome encodes these proteins:
- the LOC117920932 gene encoding uncharacterized protein LOC117920932 isoform X1, translated as MGKPTKPRKPENLGKGKVTPVQVAFIVDRYLSDNSYFQTRSTFRNEASNLISKSSVQEAPKSLLSLGAMLDEYISLKEQKVMLEREKIRLDQEKFRVQTLLQGMQDAMNAYNAGGSTPNSMIPALGTKSTAVVHHLDPNVGPFSGYHAYNSPVVTPLPMPSNAIVEPANFSTPVTNHLSAKKRKDVKAVPDAPPPTKRSRGKLPTKPLPTKGNDTLSQSIDAVNGPENIKQFSAACSSPHNRLLGGSVVQGSSVAKNLFSQPSLSPVANSSGPKTPPQAISSQNDKAISPLEISSTANSSKNNTPQVITPANCTIISSETVIVSPFKQKAYYVERNQCISSCSPIKTNLKKMSKRDHVKGRLDFDDSDLPTTSGKPIADGISTSESKSEEEIFDMDLPNFDAFGMDFSISELLVDFDLDCEGINYSCQPALGSSIDSGSGTPQELQNGDLGASQGFSELSSTVTKIYSEDMNIQGPDSLTSLKTITKCIRIVSPAKDHRSFSVGQENLSARN; from the exons ATGGGGAAGCCGACTAAACCCAGAAAACCTGAGAACTTGGGCAAGGGGAAGGTCACTCCGGTCCAGGTCGCCTTCATTGTCGACCGATATCTCTCCGACAACAGCTACTTCCAGACTCGCTCCACTTTCAGGAACGAAGCTTCCAacctcatttccaaatcttCGGTTCAGGAG GCGCCCAAGAGTTTGTTGAGTTTGGGGGCGATGCTGGACGAGTACATTTCTTTGAAGGAGCAGAAGGTGATGCTGGAACGAGAGAAGATCCGTTTGGATCAGGAGAAATTTCGTGTCCAGACGCTGTTGCAGGGTATGCAAGACGCTATGAACGCTTATAACGCTGGAGGAAGTACTCCCAACTCCATGATTCCGGCTTTGGGGACAAAATCAACAGCTGTTGTTCATCATTTAGATCCAAATGTTGGGCCTTTCTCAG GTTATCATGCATACAACTCCCCCGTTGTGACGCCCTTACCAATGCCCTCGAACGCTATAGTGGAGCCTGCAAATTTCTCTACACCAGTCACAAATCACCTATCTGCCAAAAAGAGGAAGGACGTAAAGGCTGTTCCTGATGCACCTCCACCTACTAAGAGGTCTCGTGGTAAATTACCCACCAAGCCGTTGCCaaccaaag GTAACGATACATTGTCTCAATCAATTGATGCTGTTAATGGTCCAGAAAATATTAAGCAATTTTCAGCTGCTTGTTCTTCACCCCACAACCGTTTGCTGGGTGGGTCAGTGGTTCAAGGATCCAGTGTTGCTAAGAATTTGTTCAGTCAGCCCTCTCTATCTCCTGTAGCAAATTCATCTGGTCCTAAAACACCTCCGCAAGCAATTTCCTCCCAAAATGATAAAGCCATCTCTCCACTGGAGATTTCTTCGACTGCAAACTCCAGCAAGAATAATACCCCCCAAGTAATCACACCGGCTAACTGCACTATAATTTCTTCAGAGACAGTTATTGTGAGCCCTTTCAAACAGAAAGCTTACTACGTGGAGAGAAACCAGTGCATTTCTTCTTGCTCACCAATCAAGACAAACTTGAAGAAGATGAGCAAGAGGGATCATGTAAAGGGAAGGCTAGATTTTGATGATTCTGATCTGCCAACAACCTCAGGGAAACCAATTGCTGATGGGATTTCAACATCTGAATCCAAAAGTGAAGAAGAGATTTTTGACATGGATTTGCCTAATTTTGATGCTTTTGGCATGGATTTCTCCATCTCTGAGCTATTAGTTGATTTTGATCTTGACTGTGAAGGAATTAATTATTCTTGCCAGCCTGCCTTGGGTTCTTCTATAGACTCTGGTTCAGG GACACCTCAAGAATTACAGAATGGTGATTTGGGAGCTAGTCAAGGTTTCTCTGAGCTTTCATCAACTGTGACAAAAATTTATTCAGAGGACATGAATATCCAAG GCCCAGATTCTCTTACATCTCTAAAGACCATAACCAAATGCATAAGGATAGTAAGCCCTG CAAAAGATCATCGAAGCTTTTCTGTAGGTCAGGAGAATTTGTCTGCAAGAAACTGA
- the LOC117920933 gene encoding fructose-1,6-bisphosphatase, chloroplastic-like, which yields MGGTIPAGSSRILFSNSPSSVSRLSPHHLLSRFNNTTWGQSHTVTPGIRCTAVGSVATSPETIPDVKRKKNEFEIENLTTWLLKQEQDGIIDAELTIVLSSISLACKRIASLLQRSSISNLTGGQGTINVQGEDQKKLDVISNEVFCNCLRSSGRTGIIASEEEDVPVAVEETYSGNYIVVFDPIDGSANIDTSLTTGSIFGIYGPDEQCLFDIDDDSMLDQTKQKCVVSVCQPGSNLLAAGYCLYSSSVVFTLSIGKGVFAFTLDPTFGEFVLTHADIKIPRSGKIYSFNEGNHELWDDNLKRYLHHLRQPGPNGKPYSGRYIGCLVGEIHRMLLYGGIYGNPKNMNSKKGNLRLLYECAPMSYLVEQAGGKATDGNQRILDIQPTEVHQRTPIFIGSPVEVEKLEKYLA from the exons ATGGGTGGGACAATTCCAGCCGGCTCATCGCGCATCCTCTTCTCTAACTCTCCATCTTCCGTCTCTCGTCTCTCTCCTCACCATCTTCTTTCACGCTTCAACAACACCACCTGGGGGCAATCCCACACTGTTACCCCTGGAATCCGATGCACAGCGGTGGGATCGGTGGCAACCTCGCCGGAGACAATACCCGACGTTAAGAGAAAGAAGAATGAATTCGAAATCGAAAACTTAACCACTTGGCTGTTGAAGCAAGAACAGGACGGTATAATTGATGCAGAGCTCACAATTGTACTCTCGAGTATTTCATTGGCATGTAAGCGGATAGCTTCGCTGCTTCAGAGGTCCAGCATTAGCAATCTTACTGGCGGTCAGGGCACCATCAACGTCCAAGGCGAGGATCAGAAGAAACTCGACGTTATCTCCAATGAG GTGTTCTGCAACTGCCTTAGATCTAGTGGAAGGACAGGGATTATAGCATCAGAAGAAGAAGACGTACCAGTTGCAGTTGAGGAAACTTACTCTGGAAACTACATTGTTGTGTTTGATCCAATCGATGGATCTGCCAATATCGACACGTCCTTGACCACTGGATCCATCTTTGGCATATATGGCCCTGATGAGCAGTGCCTCTTTGACATTGATGATGACTCCATG CTTGATCAAACAAAACAGAAGTGTGTCGTCAGTGTTTGCCAGCCAGGCAGCAACTTGTTGGCCGCTGGCTATTGCCTATATTCCAGCTCTGTGGTCTTCACACTCTCAATAGGGAAAGGAGTTTTTGCATTCACCTTGGATCCAACATTTGGAGAATTCGTTTTAACGCATGCGGATATCAAGATACCCAGATCAGGTAAAATTTACTCATTCAATGAAGGAAATCACGAGCTATGGGATGATAATTTGAAGAGATACCTTCACCACCTTAGGCAGCCGGGCCCTAATGGCAAGCCCTATTCTGGCCGTTACATAGGCTGCCTTGTTGGTGAAATCCATAGAATGCTATTATATGGTGGCATCTATGGGAACCCTAAGAACATGAACAGCAAGAAGGGGAATCTGAGACTATTATATGAATGTGCACCAATGAGCTATTTAGTAGAACAAGCTGGTGGGAAAGCAACAGATGGTAACCAGAGAATACTTGACATCCAACCCACagag GTTCACCAGCGTACACCAATTTTTATTGGAAGCCCGGTTGAAGTGGAGAAATTGGAGAAGTACTTGGCCTGA
- the LOC117921216 gene encoding L-type lectin-domain containing receptor kinase VIII.2-like, with protein MASPSLSTYLTTLSLIVFFFRTLSAVPIPSFSFNSFGKDPSFESDFALYGDAKVVNGGSSVQLSGPASSSAGRFVYKRPVRVVEGNPRNSVSFSTYFSFSMSPGNGGGLAFAVFPSGFPLNVLNGSSFGLSHGLKETAIRVFAVEFDTPRDAQHGYSNGNHVGVDVANLVSVTVSNVSSIDLVLNNGERLNCWIDYEAGSKRLEVRLSKFGDIRPVSPFISHPIDLSEMWNEDEVFVGFSSSSGNSSQTCVVYSWSFNTRPVPHWMHSQPLDPKTLKEDMRPQTVHEKRACLLRVLAALIFGTGCGALGAFIALFLCTIFGNRRPVVPVPEEFVMRPVEFEYKKVNVIVDKSIQNGGK; from the coding sequence ATGGCTTCACCCTCCCTTTCCACCTACCTCACTACCCTTTCATTGATCGTTTTCTTCTTCAGGACATTATCTGCCGTCCCCATTCCCTCTTTTTCCTTCAACAGTTTCGGAAAAGATCCGAGTTTTGAGTCCGATTTTGCTCTGTACGGTGATGCCAAGGTCGTTAATGGCGGCTCTTCGGTCCAGCTCTCGGGCCCAGCGAGTTCAAGCGCCGGACGCTTCGTTTACAAGAGACCCGTCAGGGTCGTTGAAGGAAACCCCAGAAACTCGGTTTCTTTTTCCACGTATTTCTCCTTCTCGATGTCGCCTGGAAATGGCGGCGGTTTGGCTTTTGCTGTGTTCCCAAGTGGGTTTCCTTTGAACGTGCTTAACGGTAGTTCTTTTGGGCTCTCACATGGGTTGAAGGAGACAGCAATTAGGGTTTTTGCCGTTGAATTTGACACGCCGAGGGATGCTCAACATGGTTATTCAAATGGGAACCATGTGGGGGTTGATGTAGCTAATCTCGTATCAGTTACAGTGAGCAATGTGTCCTCGATCGATTTGGTATTGAACAATGGGGAGAGATTGAATTGTTGGATCGACTACGAGGCAGGGTCGAAGCGATTAGAGgtaagattgagtaaatttggGGATATCAGGCCCGTAAGTCCCTTCATCTCTCACCCAATTGACCTGTCAGAAATGTGGAATGAGGATGAGGTGTTTGTGGGGTTCAGTTCTTCAAGTGGGAACTCGTCTCAGACGTGTGTAGTCTATTCATGGAGTTTTAATACAAGGCCTGTTCCACATTGGATGCATTCACAGCCATTAGATCCGAAAACTTTGAAAGAGGACATGAGGCCTCAGACAGTTCACGAGAAGAGGGCTTGTCTTTTGAGGGTCCTTGCTGCCCTTATTTTTGGCACTGGGTGTGGGGCATTAGGAGCTTTTATTGCCTTGTTCTTGTGCACCATATTTGGGAATAGGCGTCCGGTGGTGCCGGTGCCGGAGGAGTTTGTCATGCGCCCCGTGGAATTCGAGTACAAGAAGGTCAATGTAATTgtagataaatccatccaaAATGGAGGGAAGTAG
- the LOC117919796 gene encoding uncharacterized protein LOC117919796, which produces MKQGLLLCNPSYNAPSLPSLHFPISTAKRTTVISVSLDSADTRPLTARERRQLRNERRESKATTNWREEVEERLLKKPKKRYASWTEELNLDNLALLGPQWWVVRVSRVSGQESAERLARSLARNFPDIDFKVYVPSVQVKRKLKNGSISVKPKPLFPGCVFLRCVLNKEIHDFIRECDGIGGFVGSKVGNTKRQINKPRPVSVDDIEAIFKQSKEEQEKADKAFEEEQQKEETINPEKLIIYPHLDSKDVTISVVDSKPKRRSRKASKPTADGASTAKHDKLLKPGSTVRVVSGTFTEFSGSLKKLDRKNGKATVGFTLFGKETLVDLDVNEIVAETK; this is translated from the exons ATGAAGCAAGGGCTTCTGCTATGTAATCCTTCATACAACGCTCCATCTCTGCCCTCCCTTCATTTCCCAATATCCACAGCTAAACGTACCACTGTCATCTCTGTAAGCCTTGATTCAGCCGATACCCGACCGCTTACAGCCAGAGAAAGAAGACAACTCAGAAACGAGAGGAGAGAGAGCAAAGCCACCACCAATTGGAGAGAAGAGGTGGAGGAAAGGCTTCTCAAGAAGCCCAAGAAGAGGTATGCTTCCTGGACCGAAGAGCTTAACCTCGACAACCTCGCTCTTTTGGGTCCTCAATGGTGGGTCGTTCGCGTTTCACGGGTTTCGGGTCAGGAGTCAGCGGAACGACTCGCCCGATCCTTGGCCAGGAACTTCCCCGACATTGATTTCAAG GTTTATGTTCCATCTGTCCAAGTGAAAAGGAAATTAAAGAATGGATCGATTTCAGTTAAACCAAAACCCCTCTTTCCTGGGTGTGTATTTTTAAGGTGTGTACTGAACAAGGAGATACATGACTTTATAAGAGAATGTGATGGGATTGGAGGCTTTGTTGGATCCAAAGTTGGAAATAC AAAAAGGCAGATTAACAAACCCAGGCCAGTATCTGTTGATGATATTGAAGCAATCTTCAAACAATCAAAAGAAGAACAGGAAAAAGCAGACAAAGCTTTTGAAGAAGAGCAGCAAAAAGAAGAAACTATTAACCCTGAGAAACTGATTATATACCCTCATTTAGATTCCAAAGATGTTACAATATCTGTAGTAGATTCCAAGCCAAAAAGGCGATCCAGAAAAGCTTCCAAACCTACTGCAGATGGTGCATCAACAGCAAAGCATGATAAGCTCCTTAAACCAGGTTCAACTGTCCGAGTTGTATCTGGGACTTTTACAGAGTTCTCGGGCAGCCTTAAAAAGCTGGATCGCAAAAATGGAAAG GCAACTGTTGGATTCACTCTCTTTGGAAAGGAGACCTTAGTGGACCTTGATGTCAATGAAATTGTTGCAGAAACAAAGTGA
- the LOC117920932 gene encoding uncharacterized protein LOC117920932 isoform X2: protein MGKPTKPRKPENLGKGKVTPVQVAFIVDRYLSDNSYFQTRSTFRNEASNLISKSSVQEAPKSLLSLGAMLDEYISLKEQKVMLEREKIRLDQEKFRVQTLLQGMQDAMNAYNAGGSTPNSMIPALGTKSTAVVHHLDPNVGPFSGYHAYNSPVVTPLPMPSNAIVEPANFSTPVTNHLSAKKRKDVKAVPDAPPPTKRSRGNDTLSQSIDAVNGPENIKQFSAACSSPHNRLLGGSVVQGSSVAKNLFSQPSLSPVANSSGPKTPPQAISSQNDKAISPLEISSTANSSKNNTPQVITPANCTIISSETVIVSPFKQKAYYVERNQCISSCSPIKTNLKKMSKRDHVKGRLDFDDSDLPTTSGKPIADGISTSESKSEEEIFDMDLPNFDAFGMDFSISELLVDFDLDCEGINYSCQPALGSSIDSGSGTPQELQNGDLGASQGFSELSSTVTKIYSEDMNIQGPDSLTSLKTITKCIRIVSPAKDHRSFSVGQENLSARN from the exons ATGGGGAAGCCGACTAAACCCAGAAAACCTGAGAACTTGGGCAAGGGGAAGGTCACTCCGGTCCAGGTCGCCTTCATTGTCGACCGATATCTCTCCGACAACAGCTACTTCCAGACTCGCTCCACTTTCAGGAACGAAGCTTCCAacctcatttccaaatcttCGGTTCAGGAG GCGCCCAAGAGTTTGTTGAGTTTGGGGGCGATGCTGGACGAGTACATTTCTTTGAAGGAGCAGAAGGTGATGCTGGAACGAGAGAAGATCCGTTTGGATCAGGAGAAATTTCGTGTCCAGACGCTGTTGCAGGGTATGCAAGACGCTATGAACGCTTATAACGCTGGAGGAAGTACTCCCAACTCCATGATTCCGGCTTTGGGGACAAAATCAACAGCTGTTGTTCATCATTTAGATCCAAATGTTGGGCCTTTCTCAG GTTATCATGCATACAACTCCCCCGTTGTGACGCCCTTACCAATGCCCTCGAACGCTATAGTGGAGCCTGCAAATTTCTCTACACCAGTCACAAATCACCTATCTGCCAAAAAGAGGAAGGACGTAAAGGCTGTTCCTGATGCACCTCCACCTACTAAGAGGTCTCGTG GTAACGATACATTGTCTCAATCAATTGATGCTGTTAATGGTCCAGAAAATATTAAGCAATTTTCAGCTGCTTGTTCTTCACCCCACAACCGTTTGCTGGGTGGGTCAGTGGTTCAAGGATCCAGTGTTGCTAAGAATTTGTTCAGTCAGCCCTCTCTATCTCCTGTAGCAAATTCATCTGGTCCTAAAACACCTCCGCAAGCAATTTCCTCCCAAAATGATAAAGCCATCTCTCCACTGGAGATTTCTTCGACTGCAAACTCCAGCAAGAATAATACCCCCCAAGTAATCACACCGGCTAACTGCACTATAATTTCTTCAGAGACAGTTATTGTGAGCCCTTTCAAACAGAAAGCTTACTACGTGGAGAGAAACCAGTGCATTTCTTCTTGCTCACCAATCAAGACAAACTTGAAGAAGATGAGCAAGAGGGATCATGTAAAGGGAAGGCTAGATTTTGATGATTCTGATCTGCCAACAACCTCAGGGAAACCAATTGCTGATGGGATTTCAACATCTGAATCCAAAAGTGAAGAAGAGATTTTTGACATGGATTTGCCTAATTTTGATGCTTTTGGCATGGATTTCTCCATCTCTGAGCTATTAGTTGATTTTGATCTTGACTGTGAAGGAATTAATTATTCTTGCCAGCCTGCCTTGGGTTCTTCTATAGACTCTGGTTCAGG GACACCTCAAGAATTACAGAATGGTGATTTGGGAGCTAGTCAAGGTTTCTCTGAGCTTTCATCAACTGTGACAAAAATTTATTCAGAGGACATGAATATCCAAG GCCCAGATTCTCTTACATCTCTAAAGACCATAACCAAATGCATAAGGATAGTAAGCCCTG CAAAAGATCATCGAAGCTTTTCTGTAGGTCAGGAGAATTTGTCTGCAAGAAACTGA
- the LOC117920429 gene encoding protein AE7 isoform X1, with amino-acid sequence MVSGLINANPVIYQKKERQVRIAPCDSDEYAVEPVDQQEIFDHIRDIKDPEHPYSLEELKVITEDAIEVDDKLSYVRVTFTPTVEHCSMATVIGLCLRVKLLRSLPSRYKVDIKVAPGTHATEAAVNKQLNDKERVAAALENPNLLDMVDECLAPSYG; translated from the exons ATGGTTTCAGGATTAATTAATGCCAATCCTGTCATCTACCAAAAGAAAGAGCGCCAGGTTAGGATTGCACCTTGTGATTCCGATGAGTATGCTGTGGAACCTGTGGACCAACAAGAAATTTTTG ATCATATTAGAGATATAAAGGATCCTGAGCATCCATATTCTTTAGAAGAGCTGAAAGTGATAACAGAAGATGCAATTGAAGTAGATGACAAGCTTAGCTATGTTAg GGTTACATTCACTCCCACAGTTGAACATTGCAGTATGGCGACAGTGATTGGCCTTTGCTTGCGTGTGAAACTTCTGCGCAGTTTGCCATCTCGTTACAAG GTGGATATCAAGGTTGCACCTGGAACTCATGCTACCGAAGCTGCTg TTAATAAACAGTTGAATGATAAAGAACGGGTGGCAGCAGCACTGGAAAACCCTAACCTTCTGGACATGGTTGATGAATGTCTGGCTCCATCATATGGTTGA
- the LOC117921215 gene encoding tubulin beta-2 chain-like, whose translation MREILHIQGGQCGNQIGAKFWEVVCAEHGIDVTGRYQGDSELQLERINVYYNEASCGRFVPRAVLMDLEPGTMDSIRSGMYGQIFRPDNFVFGQSGAGNNWAKGHYTEGAELIDAVLDVVRKEAENCDCLQGFQVCHSLGGGTGSGMGTLLISKIREEYPDRMMLTFSVFPSPKVSDTVVEPYNATLSVHQLVENADECMVLDNEALYDICFRTLKLTTPSFGDLNHLISATMSGVTCCLRFPGQLNSDLRKLAVNLIPFPRLHFFMVGFAPLTSRGSQQYRALTVPELTQQMWDSKNMMCAADPRHGRYLTASAMFRGKMSTKEVDEQILNVQNKNSSYFVEWIPNNVKSTVCDIPPTGLKMASTFIGNSTSIQEMFRRVSEQFTAMFRRKAFLHWYTGEGMDEMEFTEAESNMNDLVAEYQQYQDATADEEGDYEDEEEEELHDM comes from the exons ATGCGAGAGATTCTGCACATCCAAGGAGGCCAGTGCGGCAACCAGATCGGTGCCAAATTCTGGGAAGTGGTATGCGCCGAGCACGGCATCGACGTGACCGGACGGTACCAAGGGGATTCGGAGCTTCAGCTAGAGAGGATTAATGTGTATTACAACGAGGCTAGTTGTGGGAGGTTTGTGCCGAGGGCGGTCCTTATGGATCTTGAGCCAGGCACCATGGATAGCATCCGATCCGGGATGTACGGTCAGATTTTCCGGCCGGATAACTTCGTTTTCGGTCAATCTGGTGCCGGGAACAACTGGGCTAAGGGGCATTATACAGAAGGGGCGGAGTTGATCGACGCGGTGCTTGATGTTGTTCGAAAGGAGGCAGAGAACTGTGATTGCTTGCAGG GTTTCCAGGTGTGCCATTCTCTAGGAGGTGGAACTGGATCTGGCATGGGTACTCTTTTGATTTCAAAGATCAGGGAGGAATACCCTGATCGAATGATGCTTACTTTCTCTGTTTTCCCCTCTCCCAAGGTCTCTGATACGGTGGTAGAACCATACAACGCAACCCTATCTGTCCATCAATTGGTTGAAAATGCAGATGAGTGTATGGTTCTTGATAATGAAGCTCTTTACGACATTTGCTTCCGAACCCTCAAGCTTACCACTCCAAGCT TTGGCGATCTGAACCATCTGATTTCTGCAACAATGTCTGGAGTGACCTGCTGTTTGCGTTTCCCGGGTCAGCTGAATTCTGACCTTAGAAAACTTGCCGTAAATCTCATCCCATTCCCTCGGCTCCACTTCTTCATGGTGGGTTTTGCGCCTCTCACCTCCCGTGGTTCCCAGCAGTACAGAGCCCTGACAGTGCCGGAACTGACTCAACAAATGTGGGATTCAAAGAACATGATGTGTGCAGCTGACCCACGACATGGCCGGTATCTGACAGCATCCGCCATGTTCAGGGGCAAGATGAGCACCAAGGAAGTTGATGAACAGATTCTCAATGTCCAGAACAAGAATTCTTCCTACTTTGTGGAATGGATACCAAATAATGTAAAATCAACAGTCTGTGATATCCCACCTACAGGCCTGAAGATGGCATCAACCTTCATCGGGAACTCAACATCCATACAAGAAATGTTCCGCAGGGTGAGCGAGCAGTTCACGGCTATGTTCAGAAGGAAGGCCTTCTTGCACTGGTACACAGGCGAAGGTATGGACGAGATGGAGTTCACAGAAGCAGAGAGCAACATGAATGATTTGGTAGCCGAGTATCAGCAGTACCAAGATGCCACAGCCGACGAGGAGGGAGACTATGaggatgaagaggaagaagaactCCATGACATGTGA
- the LOC117919826 gene encoding heme-binding-like protein At3g10130, chloroplastic, whose protein sequence is MGMVFGKICVETPKFQVIQSSADYEIRKYPPTVIAEVAYDPSQFRGDKDGGFTLLANYIGALGNPQNTKPEKIEMTAPVVTKYAEKIAMTAPVVTKSGEGGEGKTVTMQFLLPSKYTKAEEAPRPVDERVVIREEGERKYGVVKFGGVATEKVVGAKVESLKKSLERDGFKVIGEFVLARYNPPWTLPAFRTNEVMIPIE, encoded by the coding sequence ATGGGCATGGTCTTTGGGAAGATCTGCGTCGAAACACCGAAATTCCAAGTGATTCAATCGTCGGCTGACTACGAAATCCGAAAATATCCACCCACGGTGATTGCGGAAGTCGCATACGATCCGTCCCAGTTCAGAGGGGACAAAGATGGCGGCTTCACTCTCCTGGCCAATTACATCGGCGCCCTTGGCAATCCCCAGAACACCAAGCCCGAGAAGATCGAAATGACGGCTCCTGTGGTGACCAAGTACGCGGAGAAGATTGCAATGACGGCTCCCGTTGTGACCAAGAGCGGTGAGGGAGGAGAAGGGAAGACGGTGACCATGCAATTTTTGTTGCCATCGAAGTATACAAAAGCGGAGGAGGCGCCGAGGCCAGTGGATGAAAGAGTGGTGATTAGGGAGGAGGGGGAGAGGAAATATGGGGTGGTGAAGTTTGGGGGAGTGGCAACGGAGAAGGTGGTGGGGGCGAAGGTGGAGAGCTTGAAGAAGAGCCTGGAGAGAGATGGGTTTAAGGTGATCGGGGAATTCGTGTTGGCTAGGTACAACCCTCCTTGGACCTTGCCTGCTTTTAGAACTAATGAGGTTATGATCCCAATTGAGTGA
- the LOC117920429 gene encoding protein AE7 isoform X2, whose translation MSMLWNLWTNKKFLIRDIKDPEHPYSLEELKVITEDAIEVDDKLSYVRVTFTPTVEHCSMATVIGLCLRVKLLRSLPSRYKVDIKVAPGTHATEAAVNKQLNDKERVAAALENPNLLDMVDECLAPSYG comes from the exons ATGAGTATGCTGTGGAACCTGTGGACCAACAAGAAATTTTTG ATTAGAGATATAAAGGATCCTGAGCATCCATATTCTTTAGAAGAGCTGAAAGTGATAACAGAAGATGCAATTGAAGTAGATGACAAGCTTAGCTATGTTAg GGTTACATTCACTCCCACAGTTGAACATTGCAGTATGGCGACAGTGATTGGCCTTTGCTTGCGTGTGAAACTTCTGCGCAGTTTGCCATCTCGTTACAAG GTGGATATCAAGGTTGCACCTGGAACTCATGCTACCGAAGCTGCTg TTAATAAACAGTTGAATGATAAAGAACGGGTGGCAGCAGCACTGGAAAACCCTAACCTTCTGGACATGGTTGATGAATGTCTGGCTCCATCATATGGTTGA